GCTTATGCAGGAGGAAAAATGATTAAGGCGGTACGAGGTTTTAAGGATATCCTTCCCGGGGAAACAGAAAAATGGGTTTACCTTGAAGGGCTTGCCCGCAAGTTTTTTTCAGCCTACGGCTTTCGCGAGATACGCACCCCCATTCTTGAAAAGACAGAGCTTTTTGCCAGAAGCATTGGCGAGGCTACAGACATCGTTGAAAAGGAAATGTATTCCTTTCTTGATCGCAACAAAGAAAGTGTAACTTTGCGCCCAGAAGCAACGGCGGGGATTTGCCGTGCGGTGATTGAAAACGGGCTTTATGCCCAGGCTAAGGTGCTAAAGCTTTTCACCATGGGGCCAATGTTTCGTCATGAAAGGCCCCAAAAAGGTCGCCTGCGCCAATTTCACCAGTTCAACGCTGAAGTCTTTGGTAGCCATGCTCCGGGTGTTGATGCGGAAATCATAGCCCTTGCAATGGACATCCTTGAAGCTGGTGGTGCGAAAAACTTGCGCCTTGAGCTTAATTCTCTGGGCTGCCCTGAGTGCCGCCCTGTTTTTCGGGAAAAGCTAAAAAACTTTTTGCTAGCAAGGCTTGATAAACTTTGTGACGATTGCAAACGACGTGCAGAGAAAAATCCTTTGCGTGCCCTTGATTGCAAAAAAGAATCCTGCCAGCAGGAATACAAAGAAGCCCCTCTTATTGAAGAATTCTGGTGTGATACCTGCCGCAGGCATTTTGCCCAGGTTTGTGAAGAGCTTGAGCTCTTGGGGATAACCTATGAGAAAAATCCACGCTTGGTAAGAGGGCTTGATTACTACGTGCGCACCACTTTTGAGATTAAAGCCAAAGACTTAGGCGCCCAGGATACCGTAGCTGCTGGTGGACGTTATGATGGTTTGATTAAAGCCCTTGGCGGGCCTGATATCCCGGGAGTTGGTTTTGCCATAGGGGTTGAAAGGTTTTTGCTTGTGGCTTCCTTGCCTCACGATCTCTGGCCAGGGCTTGATCTTTTCGTGGCAGCCTTGGGAAATGAAGCCCGGAGATTTGTACTTCCGCTAGTTAGAAAGCTAAGGGGCCGGGGTTTTATGGTGGATCTGGACCATGAAGGCCGAAGTCTTAAAGCCCAGCTTAAGGCAGCCAACCGCCAAAAGGCACGTTATACCTTGATAATAGGTGAAAGTGAGCTTTCGGAAGAAAAAGCCCTTTTGCGCAATATGAAAACTGGCGAGCAGAAGGAAGTTTCTTTCGTCAGCTTAGAAAATGAATTGATCGAGCGACTTAAGAAGTGCTCATCCTGATAGGGATAATTCTTTTTCTGGCAGCTTTTATTCACGGGGTGGCAGGTTTTGCCTTTGCCCTTTTTGCTGTGCCCCTTTTGTCTTTCTGCTGGCCCCTTAAAAAAGTTGTCCCCCTTATCGCCCTCCTTGCCACTACGTTAAACGGCATCATGCTTTTTAAGTTGAGGCATGCCTTTCAATTCAAACGAGTTTTTCGGCTCTTGGCAGGAGGGATCCCAGGGGTAGTGTTAGGGGCTTATTTTTTGGCACATTTTCCCAATCAGTTTGTTCGCGTACTGCTTGGTGTTGTTTTGGTTGCTTATGGGCTCTGGGGGCTCAAAAATCCCAGGCCAGCCTTGGTGTTAAATGAGAGTTGGGGCTACCTTTTCGGGTTCATGGCAGGCTTTTTAGGGGGTGCGCTTAACACGCCAGGGCCTCCGGTGGTGGTCTATGTCACCTTGCAGCATTGGCAAAAGGACGAAATCAAAAGCACAATCCAGGGTTTTTTCTTTTTGTTGGCAGGTTTTGTGATTTTCTCGCACTGGCGCCTAGGGATTTTGAATCTGGAAGTGCTTAAACATTACGTGCTTTTTTTGCCGGTTGTCTTAACGGGCATGTTTTTAGGCCATCGTTTCTATTTCCGATTAAGTTTAAAGGCGTACTATCGCATTCTATACCTGATTCTTATTTTAGTAGGGGTGCTTAGTTTCCCCTGGTAGGAGGAGTGATGGATGACAAACGCAAACACCCCCGCTTAGAACATGTATTTCGGGTGGATTACAGTACCCCTGAAGCCCTTTTCAATGAGTTTGCGGAGAACATAAGCGAAGGGGGAATGTTCATAAAGACTTCTCGTCCCTTAGAAATAGGGACAGAGATTATCATTGAATTCAAACTCCCACTTCTTAAGGAGCCTATCAAAGTAAAAGGTAAGGTGGAATGGAACACTGACATGCCGGGGATAAGAAAACCAACCCCCGGCATGGGAGTAAGTTTTCAGGGCCTGTCTTCTGAAGATAAAGAAAAGATAAACAAGATCGTAAGGCAATTAAAAGCACTTTAGTGCGATAATTGTCTTATATCCTCTTTTTTCCCATCTTTTGGCCTGCCGTTTTTTAAATTGACTCTTTTTATCAGACGTGCTATGCAAAAAATCGTTTATGAAAGAGGGCATGAAATATTTTTTGAGCTTATTGGGCGATTTTTTAACCGTTGGCCTGGCGGTTGGGGGTTCGGTAGCCGCTGGGGTATTTACAGGGTGGTTCATTGATGAAAAGATTTTCGATGGCCGCACTTCTCCTTGGTTCACTATCGCCTGTGCGGCTTTTGGCATAGCCGGAGGCATCAAAAATATTTTTGTTATGACGCGCAGAAGATTTAAAAACGAGAAAAATGATCAGGATTGAAACTAACGAAAACTTTATCAAAAGATTTAAAGTCTGGACTATTTTTCTCCTGCTAGCTTTGGCGGTAGCCTTTTATCTTGTCACCGCACAGTGGTCCCAGGGGCTTAGCGTACTGGTAGGCGGAGCCATTGCGCTTCTTAATTTTCAGTCCTTACACAAAGATGTCAAAGCTATTGCTGAAAGCGTAGCATCTGGCTATCAGACTGCCCAGCGAGCCACCAGAGTGTATCTTTTCAAGTATTATCTTCGACTCATTGCCACGGCAATTGTGCTGTTTTTTGTAATAAAAGTTCGAATAATCGAGCCATTGCCATTTATAGTGGGAATTTCCGTTATTATTGTGAATATCCTACTTTGCTTTTTTAGGGAAATTGGGCGTAATTTCTGGCTAAAATTGAAGGAGGGCTAGGTTATGGAACACCCGCTTTTATTTTTATGTTTCTTGCTACAGTTGATAGGAATTCCTTCAGGTTGGCATTATTACGAACATCCTGAACAATATGGAATTTTGGCCCAGATTTTTGCCCCTCACATGGTTCACAGCTATTTTGTATGCGCGCTCATCATTGTGCTACTAATCGTGGGTTTGAAAAAACGGGAGTTTATTCCCAAGGGGGCTCAGAATTTTTGGGAATTTGTGCTTGAGGCCCTTTATGATTTTACCAGAGACAACGTTCCCTCTGGTGGCAAGCTCAATTTAGTGCCTTATGTCTTTCCTCTCATTGTCTGCTTTGCTTTATACATCGGTTTTAGCAACTACATAGGCATTGTCCCCGGTTTTATGGCCCCTACTGCTAATATAAACGTCACCTTGGGGCTTACCTTGATAACCATCGTTTATTATCACTTCTTGGGTCTCAGGTTTCAGGGGCTTAAATATTTCAAGCAGTTTTTAGGTCCTATTCCTTATCTTATTCCGCTGATTGCTCCGGCAGAGATTTTTGGTCATGTTGGTCGTATCATTTCTCTTTCCGTACGACTTT
Above is a genomic segment from Thermodesulfatator atlanticus DSM 21156 containing:
- the hisS gene encoding histidine--tRNA ligase, with protein sequence MIKAVRGFKDILPGETEKWVYLEGLARKFFSAYGFREIRTPILEKTELFARSIGEATDIVEKEMYSFLDRNKESVTLRPEATAGICRAVIENGLYAQAKVLKLFTMGPMFRHERPQKGRLRQFHQFNAEVFGSHAPGVDAEIIALAMDILEAGGAKNLRLELNSLGCPECRPVFREKLKNFLLARLDKLCDDCKRRAEKNPLRALDCKKESCQQEYKEAPLIEEFWCDTCRRHFAQVCEELELLGITYEKNPRLVRGLDYYVRTTFEIKAKDLGAQDTVAAGGRYDGLIKALGGPDIPGVGFAIGVERFLLVASLPHDLWPGLDLFVAALGNEARRFVLPLVRKLRGRGFMVDLDHEGRSLKAQLKAANRQKARYTLIIGESELSEEKALLRNMKTGEQKEVSFVSLENELIERLKKCSS
- a CDS encoding sulfite exporter TauE/SafE family protein, translated to MLILIGIILFLAAFIHGVAGFAFALFAVPLLSFCWPLKKVVPLIALLATTLNGIMLFKLRHAFQFKRVFRLLAGGIPGVVLGAYFLAHFPNQFVRVLLGVVLVAYGLWGLKNPRPALVLNESWGYLFGFMAGFLGGALNTPGPPVVVYVTLQHWQKDEIKSTIQGFFFLLAGFVIFSHWRLGILNLEVLKHYVLFLPVVLTGMFLGHRFYFRLSLKAYYRILYLILILVGVLSFPW
- a CDS encoding TIGR02266 family protein, which codes for MDDKRKHPRLEHVFRVDYSTPEALFNEFAENISEGGMFIKTSRPLEIGTEIIIEFKLPLLKEPIKVKGKVEWNTDMPGIRKPTPGMGVSFQGLSSEDKEKINKIVRQLKAL
- a CDS encoding AtpZ/AtpI family protein, which produces MKYFLSLLGDFLTVGLAVGGSVAAGVFTGWFIDEKIFDGRTSPWFTIACAAFGIAGGIKNIFVMTRRRFKNEKNDQD
- a CDS encoding ATP synthase subunit I, encoding MIRIETNENFIKRFKVWTIFLLLALAVAFYLVTAQWSQGLSVLVGGAIALLNFQSLHKDVKAIAESVASGYQTAQRATRVYLFKYYLRLIATAIVLFFVIKVRIIEPLPFIVGISVIIVNILLCFFREIGRNFWLKLKEG
- the atpB gene encoding F0F1 ATP synthase subunit A, which gives rise to MEHPLLFLCFLLQLIGIPSGWHYYEHPEQYGILAQIFAPHMVHSYFVCALIIVLLIVGLKKREFIPKGAQNFWEFVLEALYDFTRDNVPSGGKLNLVPYVFPLIVCFALYIGFSNYIGIVPGFMAPTANINVTLGLTLITIVYYHFLGLRFQGLKYFKQFLGPIPYLIPLIAPAEIFGHVGRIISLSVRLYANMYAKELLIGILLFLAGKFFAPLPILLLGVLVAFIQMLIFITLSLAYFAGAVEEHH